The Argopecten irradians isolate NY chromosome 4, Ai_NY, whole genome shotgun sequence genome has a window encoding:
- the LOC138320904 gene encoding galactoside alpha-(1,2)-fucosyltransferase 1-like isoform X1 — MHYLVTPKKRFCHRKGVYQMMGYCLLFLFMILTLQFRDTVSDCTVFNLQGTLFYRPRPHFFCLKYNGNLGDQMFQYAFLLTLQIRYSTEITLPSNNILTPVFNIVPQNEFILQYCDCFSKRTQKETSYGFDPTLLNMDVNFEGSFQSYKYFESQFDEVRARFHPRKGITSKVRKNLDQIRHEHGGKNSTLVGIYLPVPEEKGIIGTDVENFMEKAIQMYKEQYRNVICVCVIQLGAEAFWMKTKFINQLDISVLVESGEDITLGLLASMDHSIILRDSLAWWGAWLAGGKVVYYKDNIDSNNRDNLDGNDNRHLNSIRFPPTWISLS, encoded by the coding sequence GTGTGTACCAAATGATGGGATACTGCCTCCTGTTTCTGTTCATGATTCTCACCCTACAGTTTCGAGATACTGTGTCAGATTGTACGGTATTTAACCTCCAAGGTACCCTATTTTACCGACCACGTCCTCACTTCTTCTGCCTCAAATACAACGGTAACCTAGGAGACCAGATGTTTCAGTATGCTTTCCTGCTGACGCTACAGATCCGCTACAGTACAGAAATCACGCTTCCTTCTAATAACATCCTCACACCTGTGTTCAACATTGTTCCACAAAATGAATTTATTCTTCAATACTGTGATTGTTTTAGCAAGAGAACCCAAAAGGAGACATCTTATGGCTTTGATCCAACATTGTTAAATATGGATGTGAACTTTGAAGGAAGTTTCCAAAGCTATAAGTATTTTGAGAGTCAATTTGATGAAGTTCGTGCCAGATTCCACCCTAGAAAGGGGATTACTTCTAAAGTGCGTAAGAATCTGGACCAGATCAGACATGAACATGGTGGTAAGAATTCAACCTTGGTGGGTATTTATTTACCTGTTCCTGAAGAGAAGGGAATTATAGGTACTGATGTAGAAAATTTCATGGAGAAagcaatacaaatgtataaagaGCAATATAGAAATGTGATTTGTGTTTGTGTGATACAGCTGGGAGCAGAGGCATTCTGGATGAAGACCAAATTCATTAATCAActagatatatctgtgttgGTGGAGTCAGGAGAGGATATTACATTAGGACTTCTGGCGAGCATGGATCATTCCATCATACTGAGAGATTCCCTGGCATGGTGGGGAGCATGGCTGGCTGGAGGCAAAGTTGTCTACTACAAGGACAACATAGACAGTAACAACAGGGACAACTTGGACGGTAATGACAACCGTCACTTAAACAGCATAAGATTTCCTCCAACCTGGATCAGCTTGTCTTAG
- the LOC138320904 gene encoding galactoside alpha-(1,2)-fucosyltransferase 1-like isoform X2 encodes MRLRICRHCFRVRGVYQMMGYCLLFLFMILTLQFRDTVSDCTVFNLQGTLFYRPRPHFFCLKYNGNLGDQMFQYAFLLTLQIRYSTEITLPSNNILTPVFNIVPQNEFILQYCDCFSKRTQKETSYGFDPTLLNMDVNFEGSFQSYKYFESQFDEVRARFHPRKGITSKVRKNLDQIRHEHGGKNSTLVGIYLPVPEEKGIIGTDVENFMEKAIQMYKEQYRNVICVCVIQLGAEAFWMKTKFINQLDISVLVESGEDITLGLLASMDHSIILRDSLAWWGAWLAGGKVVYYKDNIDSNNRDNLDGNDNRHLNSIRFPPTWISLS; translated from the coding sequence GTGTGTACCAAATGATGGGATACTGCCTCCTGTTTCTGTTCATGATTCTCACCCTACAGTTTCGAGATACTGTGTCAGATTGTACGGTATTTAACCTCCAAGGTACCCTATTTTACCGACCACGTCCTCACTTCTTCTGCCTCAAATACAACGGTAACCTAGGAGACCAGATGTTTCAGTATGCTTTCCTGCTGACGCTACAGATCCGCTACAGTACAGAAATCACGCTTCCTTCTAATAACATCCTCACACCTGTGTTCAACATTGTTCCACAAAATGAATTTATTCTTCAATACTGTGATTGTTTTAGCAAGAGAACCCAAAAGGAGACATCTTATGGCTTTGATCCAACATTGTTAAATATGGATGTGAACTTTGAAGGAAGTTTCCAAAGCTATAAGTATTTTGAGAGTCAATTTGATGAAGTTCGTGCCAGATTCCACCCTAGAAAGGGGATTACTTCTAAAGTGCGTAAGAATCTGGACCAGATCAGACATGAACATGGTGGTAAGAATTCAACCTTGGTGGGTATTTATTTACCTGTTCCTGAAGAGAAGGGAATTATAGGTACTGATGTAGAAAATTTCATGGAGAAagcaatacaaatgtataaagaGCAATATAGAAATGTGATTTGTGTTTGTGTGATACAGCTGGGAGCAGAGGCATTCTGGATGAAGACCAAATTCATTAATCAActagatatatctgtgttgGTGGAGTCAGGAGAGGATATTACATTAGGACTTCTGGCGAGCATGGATCATTCCATCATACTGAGAGATTCCCTGGCATGGTGGGGAGCATGGCTGGCTGGAGGCAAAGTTGTCTACTACAAGGACAACATAGACAGTAACAACAGGGACAACTTGGACGGTAATGACAACCGTCACTTAAACAGCATAAGATTTCCTCCAACCTGGATCAGCTTGTCTTAG